The proteins below come from a single Anguilla rostrata isolate EN2019 chromosome 3, ASM1855537v3, whole genome shotgun sequence genomic window:
- the LOC135250149 gene encoding phospholipase A and acyltransferase 3-like has protein sequence MAPTLFDQKPEPGDLIEIFRGTYQHWAVYIGDGFIIHLAPPTESAQAGAYSMMSVLCDKAKVKKEELWEVVGTDEYHINNLLDDKYRPRSPSAIVKEAKSRVGQELPYCVFRGNCEHFATELRYGKAESRQVRHAVEVGVGVGVAAMIGVGVLAAAAAIFGGGSKEKKNNQ, from the exons ATGGCTCCCACTTTG TTTGATCAGAAGCCAGAACCCGGGGATTTGATTGAGATCTTTCGGGGGACCTATCAACACTGGGCAGTGTACATTGGAGATGGTTTCATCATTCACCTTGCCCCCCCAA CTGAGAGCGCACAAGCCGGTGCCTACAGCATGATGTCAGTCCTGTGTGACAAAGCCAAGGTGAAGAAGGAGGAGCTGTGGGAGGTGGTGGGGACAGATGAGTACCATATCAACAACCTGCTTGATGACAAATACAGACCCAGGAGCCCTAGTGCCATAGTGAAGGAGGCCAAGAGCCGGGTGGGACAGGAGCTGCCATACTGCGTCTTTCGAGGGAACTGTGAGCATTTTGCTACAGAACTGAGATATGGGAAAGCTGAGTCACGACAG gtgcgCCATGCTGTGGAGGTAGGAGTAGGAGTGGGAGTGGCAGCTATGATTGGCGTGGGAGTCCTTGCTGCCGCTGCTGCCATCTTTGGAGGCGGGAGCAAAGAAAAGAAGAACAATCAATAA
- the LOC135250148 gene encoding phospholipase A and acyltransferase 3-like: MHFHAVVYREKSSFMLDSESIHSQISCLRKSIVMAPTLFDKKPEPGDLIEIFRGAYQHWAVYVGDGFIIHLVPPTETAQAGSFSMMSVTCDKAKVTKDELWAVVGNDEYRINNLLDDKYRPRSPSAIVREAKSLVGQELPYCVFQRNCEHFATELRYGKAESRQVRQAAEVGVGAGVAAMIGVGVLAVAAAYFAGGSKEKKNKQ, translated from the exons ATGCACTTTCATGCAGTCGTGTACAGGGAGAAAAGCAGCTTTATGTTAGACAGTGAAAGCATTCATAGCCAAATATCTTGTCTGAGAAAGAGTATTGTCATGGCTCCCACTTTG TTTGATAAGAAGCCAGAACCTGGGGATTTGATTGAGATTTTTCGGGGCGCCTATCAGCACTGGGCAGTGTACGTTGGAGATGGTTTCATCATCCACCTTGTCCCCCCAA CTGAGACAGCACAAGCCGGTTCCTTCAGCATGATGTCAGTCACGTGTGACAAGGCCAAGGTGACAAAGGACGAGCTGTGGGCGGTGGTGGGGAATGATGAGTACCGTATCAACAACCTGCTTGATGACAAATACAGACCCAGGAGCCCTAGTGCCATAGTGAGGGAGGCCAAGAGCCTGGTGGGACAGGAGCTGCCATACTGCGTCTTTCAAAGGAACTGTGAGCATTTTGCTACAGAACTGAGATATGGGAAAGCTGAGTCACGACAG gtgcgCCAGGCTGCGGAGGTAGGAGTAGGAGCGGGAGTGGCTGCTATGATTGGCGTGGGAGTccttgctgttgctgctgcctACTTTGCAGGCGGGAGCAAAGAAAAGAAGAACAAGCAATAA
- the ints5 gene encoding integrator complex subunit 5, producing MSAVFDGAPLTAMQSPQPSHNSISPQELALEIKAFISGVDQTQGRKLSIRDHARCAVRLLRTVPACRGAALEHLRGVYDEYVITFLQDLDGEGDNGVSSSGSSGLEDVIQEIHTVLSEFVRLNPKAWAPLVSAWAVDLLGQLSSKHAGRRGAPHSSSLNELLQLWMSCTATRSLMESYSQCLAAMLAWCPDACVDALLDTSVQHSPHFDWVVAHIGSSFPGTIISRVLACGLKDFCTHGYQGAASPEIPNQQGPPSAEKSSRVPKIGSVVGILGHLASRHSDSIKKELLRMFQESLCPAQPASGVGLRDSPLQLRRATVPFLLQLAALSPTLLGAVSAELVETLRPPVLLQLQAQFQGLPREELDNMLGLAVHLISQSPAGGPRVLRFLVDTATPASVIMSGLAPAPHEGVREACDRLLQLLLLHLHKLVYNRPESDDGYPLSSSSPTNSSFPPRVIPFLEELRGHVRELCIETLRLERKRHLWLHQLLCLLSVYGGASVATEALCQLLTLAQTPEELALAAQLHTPLSTSLPGLLPAAVTCCVAQIHTQSLGSKELGQLLNNLASTVQSQEEEGKGGSAGGTSAAQSSMAAQVGAAVSSHLHDFCPLLLHGDPAVSQAAARLLSCSQLPRAASPAQLLVISRAAVAHFFLALRLRDDGNGKAGGGGREAVSCSIRLLSRLAAFSALTLKSVLQQLVEGALHQGNADLFGGQQEETGGDTSLTPDLGASLLDINCKFGTTVNFAGSVWSVFHAGVIGKGLKPPHTPSQPAPDRVTENQQTLSAVVVRCCTSSGSGTNSSNGAAGARYHHSDPLFEEPAPINAEAAKVIAVALVESVCPDVANGELAWPPEEHARTTVERDIHIRRCFEGNPVLFHLLSVVAAGRPALCYCSAVLRGLLATLLAHWESSREPAALDSPWHLQASCLLVSCMGEGQLLPPALGNVHEIFPHLTPFEVRLLLLAVWEYMRGNSPMPQKFTFSAEKGLFYRDFSRDGDLSRYLAPIYSVLHKNIDRLGHLSWRFQL from the exons ATGTCTGCTGTGTTTGACGGGGCTCCGCTGACAGCGATGCAATCACCCCAACCTTCTCATAACTCCATCAG TCCACAGGAATTAGCCCTTGAAATAAAGGCCTTCATCAGTGGGGTTGATCAGACGCAGGGTCGTAAACTAAGCATCCGCGATCATGCCCGTTGTGCTGTACGTCTCCTCCGTACTGTGCCAGCCTGCCGAGGAGCAGCACTGGAGCACCTTAGAGGGGTGTATGACGAATATGTGATCACCTTCCTGCAAGACCTGGATGGGGAAGGTGACAATGGAGTCAGCAGCAGTGGCAGTTCTGGCTTGGAGGATGTGATACAGGAAATCCACACTGTTTTGTCTGAGTTTGTCCGTCTGAATCCTAAAGCCTGGGCACCTCTGGTTTCAGCCTGGGCTGTAGATCTGTTAGGGCAGCTGAGCAGCAAGCACGCGGGCCGACGTGGTGCTCCCCACTCGTCAAGCCTGAACGAACTGCTGCAGCTCTGGATGTCGTGCACAGCCACCCGTTCCCTCATGGAGAGTTACTCCCAGTGTCTGGCGGCCATGTTAGCCTGGTGTCCTGATGCCTGTGTGGATGCACTGCTGGACACCTCAGTGCAGCACTCCCCACACTTTGACTGGGTTGTTGCCCATATCGGATCCTCCTTCCCTGGCACCATCATCAGCCGCGTGCTGGCCTGTGGCCTCAAGGACTTCTGCACCCATGGGTATCAGGGGGCCGCCTCTCCTGAAATACCCAACCAGCAAGGACCCCCGTCAGCAGAAAAGAGCAGCAGGGTTCCCAAAATTGGCTCAGTGGTAGGGATCCTGGGACACCTGGCATCCCGCCACTCAGACAGCATCAAAAAGGAGCTTCTGCGAATGTTCCAGGAGAGCCTGTGCCCCGCCCAGCCTGCATCAGGCGTCGGGCTGAGGGACAGCCCGCTCCAGCTGCGCCGTGCCACTGTGCCCTTCCTTCTGCAGCTGGCGGCTCTGTCTCCAACCCTACTGGGTGCTGTGTCGGCTGAGCTAGTGGAGACCCTGAGGCCGCccgtcctgctgcagctccaggcCCAGTTCCAGGGCTTGCCACGCGAGGAGCTGGACAACATGCTGGGCCTGGCCGTACACCTGATCAGCCAGAGCCCTGCCGGCGGACCCCGTGTCCTGCGCTTCCTGGTGGACACCGCCACGCCAGCCTCCGTCATCATGTCAGGTCTGGCGCCGGCCCCGCacgagggggtgagagaggcctGCGACCGCCTGCTCCAGCTACTCCTGCTTCACCTGCACAAGCTGGTCTACAACCGACCTGAAAGCGACGACGGCTACccgctctcctcttcctctcccaccaATTCATCCTTCCCTCCCCGTGTGATCCCCTTCTTGGAGGAGCTGCGGGGACACGTGAGAGAGCTGTGCATCGAGACGCTGAGGCTCGAACGCAAACGCCACCTCTGGCTGCACCAGCTGCTGTGCCTGCTCTCTGTGTACGGGGGTGCCAGTGTAGCTACTGAGGCTCTGTGCCAGCTCCTGACTCTGGCCCAAACCCCAGAGGAGCTGGCTCTGGCTGCCCAGCTACACACTCCGCTCTCCACCTCTCTGCCTGGGCTTCTGCCAGCTGCCGTGACGTGTTGTGTGGCCCAAATCCACACCCAGAGCCTGGGAAGCAAGGAACTGGGACAGCTCCTCAACAACCTTGCTTCAACTGTGCAGAGTCAGGAGGAAGAAGGCAAGGGAGGGAGTGCTGGAGGCACGAGCGCAGCTCAGTCCTCTATGGCTGCTCAGGTCGGGGCCGCTGTCTCCAGCCACCTCCACGACTTCTGCCCCCTGCTCCTCCATGGAGACCCAGCAGTGTCCCAGGCCGCCGCTCGCCTCCTGTCCTGCAGTCAGCTGCCTCGAGCCGCCTCTCCAGCACAGCTGCTCGTGATCTCCAGGGCTGCGGTCGCGCACTTCTTCCTGGCTCTCCGGCTGAGAGACGACGGCAACGGGAAAGCCggaggaggtggaagagaaGCGGTGAGCTGCTCGATCCGCCTTCTGTCCCGCCTGGCCGCCTTTTCCGCGCTCACCCTAAAGTCTGTTCTTCAGCAGCTGGTGGAGGGCGCCTTGCACCAGGGAAATGCTGATTTATTTGGAGGCCAACAAGAAGAAACTGGTGGAGACACTTCTCTTACTCCAGACTTGGGAGCCTCTCTACTGGACATCAACTGCAAGTTTGGCACCACGGTCAACTTTGCAGGAAGCGTGTGGTCTGTGTTTCATGCTGGAGTGATTGGGAAAGGGCTGAAaccaccccacaccccatcACAACCAGCCCCAGACCGGGTCACTGAGAATCAACAGACCCTGTCCGCTGTAGTCGTTCGGTGTTGTACCTCAAGTGGCAGCGGTACCAACAGCAGCAATGGTGCAGCCGGTGCCCGCTACCACCACTCAGACCCGCTTTTTGAAGAACCTGCACCTATCAACGCTGAAGCTGCCAAGGTGATCGCCGTGGCGCTGGTGGAGAGCGTCTGCCCGGACGTGGCAAACGGGGAGCTGGCCTGGCCGCCAGAGGAGCACGCCAGGACCACGGTGGAGCGAGACATTCACATTCGCCGCTGCTTCGAAGGAAACCCTGTCCTCTTCCACCTCTTGAGTGTGGTGGCAGCCGGCCGCCCTGCGCTGTGCTATTGCTCGGCAGTTCTGCGGGGGCTGCTGGCTACCTTGCTGGCTCACTGGGAGTCCTCCAGGGAACCGGCTGCCCTGGACTCGCCTTGGCACCTCCAGGCCTCCTGCCTCTTGGTGTCCTGTATGGGGGAGGGACAGCTCTTGCCCCCTGCGCTGGGCAACGTGCACGAGATATTCCCCCACCTGACCCCCTTTGAGGtcagactgctgctgctggcagTGTGGGAGTACATGCGCGGAAACAGCCCCATGCCACAGAAGTTCACCTTCAGCGCCGAAAAGGGGCTGTTCTACCGGGACTTTTCGAGGGATGGGGATCTGTCCCGCTACCTTGCTCCCATCTACAGTGTCTTGCACAAGAACATTGACCGTCTGGGACATCTGAGCTGGCGGTTCCAGCTCTGA